The proteins below come from a single Nocardiopsis gilva YIM 90087 genomic window:
- a CDS encoding condensation domain-containing protein → MLMTRMVEYSPEPGELVEFEVQDTAGTEWSEHPEPPSWVQQHHTGLWLANQAAGRTTSPWVCIAFDLPGRLDTDAMAAALETWARRHSTLLTWFAADDSGLKRYAMPPESLAIRPVSQGEVESSTEIRTHLRERLDTSVNPMQWPPFAVTAVLRDTTSTLVYAVDHSHCDGLSLMLVFAELRALYQAELDGTDPGLPEVGSYVDFCALERERLAQIGPDTPGVDRWIDFWREGGDQTVPLDLGTEPGKTYPSLIIEEDVLTAVESDVFSQVCKASGGGSTAGLLAALAICGYELNGSESYRGLTVVNTRDEARWYGAQGWFINVVPISFPVAGRKGFAEVIVEAQRAFKEARAMAGVPLPRVAELYPDLAAQFVPGAAPPMVSYLDLRHAPASADWPGADLRIMAPPGETREVSMWLNRAWDRTFLNTKYPDTETARTNVPIFLERLHHVLREVARNGDYPIGDRAAAPADPVV, encoded by the coding sequence ATGCTGATGACACGGATGGTCGAATACAGCCCCGAGCCCGGCGAGCTCGTGGAGTTCGAGGTGCAGGACACCGCCGGAACCGAGTGGAGCGAGCATCCGGAGCCACCGTCGTGGGTCCAGCAGCACCACACCGGGCTGTGGCTGGCGAACCAGGCCGCCGGACGGACCACCTCGCCGTGGGTGTGCATCGCCTTCGACCTGCCCGGCCGACTGGACACCGACGCCATGGCGGCCGCGCTGGAGACGTGGGCGCGGCGCCACTCCACGCTGCTTACCTGGTTCGCCGCGGACGACAGCGGGCTGAAGCGGTACGCGATGCCGCCGGAGTCCCTGGCGATCCGCCCGGTGTCGCAGGGCGAGGTCGAATCGTCCACCGAGATCCGCACGCACCTGCGGGAACGGCTCGACACCTCGGTGAACCCGATGCAGTGGCCGCCGTTCGCCGTCACGGCGGTGCTCCGGGACACCACGTCGACCCTCGTCTACGCGGTCGACCACTCCCATTGCGACGGGCTCTCTCTCATGCTCGTGTTCGCCGAGCTTCGCGCGCTCTACCAGGCGGAACTCGACGGGACCGACCCCGGGCTGCCCGAAGTCGGCAGTTACGTCGACTTCTGTGCGCTCGAACGGGAGCGGCTCGCCCAGATCGGCCCGGACACGCCGGGCGTCGACCGCTGGATCGACTTCTGGCGGGAGGGCGGCGACCAGACGGTCCCGCTGGACCTCGGCACCGAACCTGGTAAGACCTACCCCTCGCTCATCATCGAGGAGGACGTGCTTACCGCGGTCGAGTCGGACGTGTTCTCCCAGGTCTGTAAGGCGAGCGGCGGCGGGTCCACCGCCGGGCTGCTCGCGGCGCTGGCCATCTGCGGCTACGAACTGAACGGGAGCGAGAGCTACCGCGGCCTGACGGTGGTGAACACCCGGGACGAGGCGCGCTGGTACGGGGCCCAGGGGTGGTTCATCAACGTCGTGCCGATCAGCTTCCCGGTCGCGGGGAGGAAGGGCTTCGCCGAGGTCATCGTCGAGGCACAGCGGGCGTTCAAGGAAGCGCGGGCCATGGCCGGGGTGCCGCTGCCGCGCGTCGCCGAGCTGTACCCCGACCTCGCCGCCCAGTTCGTTCCCGGCGCCGCCCCGCCGATGGTGTCCTACCTCGACCTCCGGCACGCTCCGGCGTCGGCGGACTGGCCGGGCGCGGACCTGCGCATCATGGCCCCGCCGGGGGAGACGCGGGAGGTGTCGATGTGGCTCAACCGCGCGTGGGACCGGACGTTCCTCAACACCAAGTACCCGGACACCGAGACGGCCCGGACCAACGTGCCGATCTTCCTGGAGCGTCTGCACCACGTGCTGCGGGAGGTCGCCCGGAACGGTGACTATCCGATCGGCGACCGCGCGGCGGCACCGGCCGACCCGGTGGTGTAG
- the groL gene encoding chaperonin GroEL (60 kDa chaperone family; promotes refolding of misfolded polypeptides especially under stressful conditions; forms two stacked rings of heptamers to form a barrel-shaped 14mer; ends can be capped by GroES; misfolded proteins enter the barrel where they are refolded when GroES binds), whose protein sequence is MAAKLIAFEEEARRGLERGMNTLADAVKVTLGPKGRNVVLEKKWGAPTITNDGVSIAKEIELEDPWEKIGAELVKEVAKKTDDVAGDGTTTATVLAQALVREGLRNVAAGANPVGLKRGIETAVSRISEELANLSKDVETKEQIASTASISASDAQIGEVIAEAMDKVGKEGVITVEEGQTFGLELELAEGMRFDKGYISPYFATDLERMETVLEDPYILIVNSKISNNNEFLPVVEKVLQAGRPLMVIAEDLEGGALQTLIVNKIRGTFKSVAVKAPGFGDRRKAQLGDIAVLTGGQVITEEVGLKLENTELDMLGRARKVVVTKDETTIVDGAGDATSISGRVNEIRAEIERTDSDYDREKLQERLARLAGGVAVIKAGAATEVELKERKHRIEDAVRNAKAAVEEGILPGGGVALLQAGVPAFEKLDLSGDEAIGADIVRRAIEEPLKQIAINAGLEGGVVAEKVRGLDAGVGLNAATGDYTDLFKDGVIDPTKVTRSALQNAASIAGLFLTTEAVIAEKPEKSAPAAPDAGMGGMDF, encoded by the coding sequence ATGGCAGCCAAACTGATCGCGTTCGAAGAGGAAGCCCGGCGCGGCCTCGAGCGCGGCATGAACACGCTCGCGGACGCCGTCAAGGTCACGCTCGGCCCCAAGGGCCGCAACGTCGTCCTTGAGAAGAAGTGGGGCGCCCCGACCATCACCAACGACGGTGTCTCCATCGCCAAGGAGATCGAGCTCGAGGACCCGTGGGAGAAGATCGGCGCCGAGCTCGTCAAGGAGGTCGCCAAGAAGACCGACGACGTCGCCGGTGACGGCACCACCACCGCCACCGTGCTGGCTCAGGCGCTCGTACGCGAGGGCCTGCGCAACGTCGCCGCCGGTGCCAACCCGGTCGGCCTGAAGCGCGGCATCGAGACCGCCGTCTCCCGCATCAGCGAGGAGCTGGCCAACCTGTCCAAGGACGTGGAGACCAAGGAGCAGATCGCCTCCACCGCCTCCATCTCCGCCAGCGACGCGCAGATCGGCGAGGTCATCGCCGAGGCGATGGACAAGGTCGGCAAGGAAGGCGTCATCACGGTCGAGGAGGGCCAGACCTTCGGTCTGGAGCTCGAGCTCGCCGAGGGCATGCGCTTCGACAAGGGCTACATCTCGCCCTACTTCGCCACCGACCTTGAGCGCATGGAGACGGTCCTCGAGGACCCCTACATCCTCATCGTCAACTCCAAGATCTCCAACAACAACGAGTTCCTCCCGGTTGTGGAGAAGGTCCTGCAGGCCGGCCGTCCGCTGATGGTCATCGCCGAGGACCTCGAGGGCGGCGCGCTGCAGACCCTCATCGTCAACAAGATCCGCGGCACCTTCAAGTCCGTGGCCGTCAAGGCGCCGGGCTTCGGCGACCGCCGCAAGGCGCAGCTCGGCGACATCGCCGTGCTGACCGGCGGCCAGGTCATCACCGAGGAGGTCGGCCTCAAGCTCGAGAACACCGAGCTCGACATGCTGGGCCGTGCCCGCAAGGTCGTCGTCACCAAGGACGAGACCACGATCGTCGACGGTGCCGGTGACGCCACCTCCATCTCCGGCCGCGTCAACGAGATCCGTGCCGAGATCGAGCGCACCGACTCCGACTACGACCGCGAGAAGCTCCAGGAGCGCCTGGCCCGCCTGGCCGGCGGTGTCGCCGTCATCAAGGCCGGTGCCGCCACCGAGGTGGAGCTCAAGGAGCGCAAGCACCGCATCGAGGACGCCGTCCGCAACGCCAAGGCCGCCGTCGAGGAGGGCATCCTGCCCGGTGGTGGCGTCGCGCTGCTGCAGGCGGGCGTTCCGGCCTTCGAGAAGCTGGACCTGTCGGGCGACGAGGCCATCGGCGCCGACATCGTCCGCCGCGCCATCGAGGAGCCGCTGAAGCAGATCGCGATCAACGCCGGCCTTGAGGGCGGCGTCGTCGCGGAGAAGGTGCGGGGCCTCGACGCCGGTGTCGGCCTCAACGCCGCCACGGGCGACTACACCGACCTGTTCAAGGACGGCGTCATCGACCCGACCAAGGTCACCCGCTCCGCGCTGCAGAACGCGGCCTCCATCGCCGGTCTGTTCCTGACCACCGAGGCCGTCATCGCCGAGAAGCCGGAGAAGTCCGCTCCGGCCGCTCCGGACGCCGGCATGGGCGGCATGGACTTCTAA
- a CDS encoding condensation domain-containing protein, translated as MAIGGQMKFTEISGIDVEPGALTEWRPWCGPDGSRWRTDERPPSYIQEEHVRNRLAGQREGRASPSWLATVFDLPGRLDPEAFRTALLTWIDQHETLRSGLRVDGDHISRFTLDKGEADLRGAPVGEYSSGAELAERIEAFFDLETDPLAWPSYGCATISRAGSTTVCLGFDHSNVDGYSILLIAQEIRWLYAAAVVGSQPDPTDVGSYIDFSHIERAGAAEVGADHAAVVRWRDFLVENGWKLPEFPVPSYLGGDTRTESPGCVVHGDSGDSGDDPCDGLCDEIPVPQYSGDELILDADQASAFDAACRGNGGSPLAGILTCLGIAGRESLDQDEFRALTIFHTRNHPKWARSLGWYVGLAPVHFPVAGPDTFPKVMLGAKDAVKAAKPLSEVPFARVVELLGAQLEPRFVVSYVDMRLTPGARYWKEWRMHTLRSRSHHPHEVYLWINRGFDGTRLSFRYPAIGHRASATRLYIDRAAAEMRRVAAGGDLTESPRPAAGVPPVAVDMEAASC; from the coding sequence ATGGCAATCGGGGGCCAAATGAAGTTCACCGAGATTTCTGGTATCGACGTCGAACCGGGTGCGCTCACCGAGTGGCGGCCCTGGTGCGGTCCCGACGGGAGCCGATGGAGAACCGACGAACGGCCGCCCTCCTATATCCAGGAGGAGCACGTGCGGAACAGGCTGGCGGGGCAGCGCGAGGGACGTGCGTCGCCATCGTGGCTCGCGACCGTGTTCGACCTGCCCGGTCGGCTCGACCCAGAGGCGTTCCGTACCGCCCTTCTCACCTGGATCGACCAGCACGAGACCCTGCGCAGCGGACTGCGCGTCGACGGGGACCACATCAGCCGCTTCACCCTCGACAAGGGGGAAGCCGACCTGCGGGGGGCACCGGTCGGCGAGTACTCCAGCGGCGCTGAGCTGGCCGAGCGGATCGAAGCCTTCTTCGACCTGGAAACCGACCCCCTGGCCTGGCCGTCCTACGGGTGCGCCACGATCTCCCGGGCGGGCTCCACGACGGTGTGCCTCGGCTTCGACCACTCCAACGTCGACGGCTACTCCATCCTGCTCATCGCCCAGGAGATCCGCTGGCTGTACGCGGCGGCGGTGGTGGGATCACAGCCCGACCCCACCGACGTCGGCAGCTACATCGACTTCTCCCACATCGAGCGGGCGGGCGCCGCCGAGGTCGGCGCCGACCACGCGGCCGTCGTCCGCTGGCGCGACTTCCTCGTCGAGAACGGGTGGAAGCTTCCCGAGTTCCCGGTCCCGTCCTACCTGGGCGGCGACACGCGTACCGAGTCCCCGGGGTGCGTCGTCCACGGTGACAGTGGCGACAGCGGCGACGACCCGTGCGACGGCCTGTGCGACGAGATTCCGGTCCCCCAGTACAGCGGGGACGAGCTCATCCTCGACGCGGACCAGGCATCCGCCTTCGACGCCGCCTGCCGCGGGAACGGGGGATCTCCCCTCGCGGGCATCCTGACCTGCCTGGGGATCGCGGGGCGGGAGAGCCTGGACCAGGACGAGTTCCGGGCGCTGACCATCTTCCACACCCGCAACCACCCCAAGTGGGCGCGCTCGCTCGGCTGGTACGTGGGGCTGGCACCGGTCCACTTCCCCGTCGCGGGCCCCGACACCTTCCCGAAGGTCATGCTGGGTGCCAAGGACGCGGTGAAGGCGGCCAAGCCGCTGTCGGAGGTCCCGTTCGCGCGGGTCGTCGAGCTGCTCGGCGCCCAGCTGGAACCGCGGTTCGTCGTGTCGTACGTGGACATGCGCCTGACCCCGGGAGCGCGCTACTGGAAGGAATGGCGGATGCACACGCTGCGCAGCCGCAGCCACCATCCCCATGAGGTCTACCTATGGATCAACCGCGGGTTCGACGGCACCCGGCTGAGCTTCCGCTACCCGGCCATCGGACACCGCGCGTCGGCGACGCGGCTCTACATCGACCGCGCCGCGGCGGAGATGCGACGCGTCGCCGCAGGCGGAGACCTCACCGAATCCCCCCGTCCCGCTGCCGGAGTCCCGCCGGTGGCCGTCGATATGGAGGCCGCATCATGCTGA